DNA from Mycobacteriales bacterium:
CCGATCAACTGGCTCGACTGGTCGCCGGATGCCGATGCGCAACGGCTCGCCGCGTTCGTCGCTGAGCTGACCGCGCTACGGAGCCGGTCACCGGTGCTGCGGCAGCGACGTTTTCTCGGCGGCAACCCGGTGGCCGACGGCGGCGGCCGGCGCGACCTCGCCTGGTTCCGGCCGGACGGGGCCGAAATGACCACCGCCGACTGGACCTCGCCGACGACCTCGACGCTCGGCATGTACCTGGACGGGCACGGGATCAAGCAACGCGGTCCGCGCGGCGAGACGGTGATCGACGACAGCTACCTGCTGCTCATGCACACCGGGTCGGACACCGCCCGGGTCACACTGCCCGGACTGCCCTGGGCGTCGGCCTACGACGTCGTGGTCGACACGGCCGAGGAGACCGGCTCCCGGCCGGAACCGACGACACTGCAGCCCGACGTACCGGTGCCGATGATCCCGCACAGTCTGCTGCTCTTGCGTGCCCGCCGGTGACGACGACCGACCGAAGGAGATTTCCGTGACCACCGACCTCGACCTGTTCACCGCAACCGTCCACTGCGACGGCTTCACCGCCGGTATCGAGGGGCCGTCCTGCGACGCCGACGGGGTTCTCTACGCCGTCAACTTCGGTGAGGAGGGGACGATCGGGCGCGTCACCGCCGACGGCGAGGCATCGGTGTGGGCGACCCTGCCGGAGGGAAGTGTCGGCAACGGCATCGTGATCAGCCCGGACGGCACGATGTACGTCGCCGACTACACCGGGCACAACGTGCTGCGGATCGACCCGGAGTCCCGCGCGATCACCGTGCACGCCCACCAGCCACTGATGAACCAGCCCAACGACCTGGCCATCCGCCCGGACGGCCTCATCTTCGCCAGCGACCCGAACTGGTCGAACGGCACCGGGCAGCTCTGGCGGGTCGACCGCGACGGATCGACGACGGTGCTCGAGGCCGACATGGGGACGACCAACGGCATCGAGGTGTCTCCCGACGCGGCCACCCTCTACCTCAACGAAACCGTGCAGCGGACGGTGTGGGCCTACGATCTGGCCGCCGACGGCACGATCGACAACAAGCGGTTGATCCACCGCTTTGCCGACCACGGGCTGGACGGCATGCGCTGCGACGCGGAGGGCACGCTGTGGGTCGCGCGGCACGGCAAGGGCACGGTCGTCGCCCTCTCACCGGACGGCGACGTCATCCGGGAGATCGACCTGGTCAGCGGGAAACTGTGCACCAACGTCGCGTTCGGCGGCAGCGACGGGCGCACCGTGCACGTGACGGTCGCCGACGAGGGGACGGTCGAGCGGTTCCGCACCGCCGTTCCGGGCCGGGCGCCGTTCCCCCGTCCCTGACACCTCGTCTCTGCGGTCGGCGACCCACTGCCGGCGACGTGACGGCGACATCGGACGCTGTACTCGCATTTTCACGCCCCAGATGCGAGTACAACGTCCTACGTCGGCCGGCGGACACGCCCAAGCGGGCGAGCCATCGCGACTCAGGCCAGGGTTACGACGCCCAGATCGGCCGGCGTGGCCAGCAGCTCGTGCCGGGGCACGACCCGCACGGTGTAGCCGAACGCACCGGTGCGCGACAGCGGAACCTCGACGCCGTAGTGCAGGTGCCCGTCCGCGTCTCCGGCCGGCGCCATCGACGAGACCGCGACGTCGTGCAGCCGGTTGACGTCGTCGACCCGGCCGTAGACCGCCTGGACGTCGACGTCGTCCGGGGAGAGACCCGCGAGGTCGACCTCGGCGCGCAGCGCGAGCTTCGCACCCAGCGCCGGCGTGTCGCCGGCCCCACCGGAATCGACATGCCGCACCCGGACACCCGGCCACCGGTCGAGCACCCGGGTCCGCCAGGCAGCCAACGCCTTCGCCCCGGCGTAGTCGTCCGCGGCGAGCCGGGCGGAGGTCGCCGCCGCCGGCGCATACAGCTCGCGGACGTAGTCGCGCACCATCCGGGTCGCCTGCACCTTCGGCCCGAGCGACTTGAGGGTGTGCCGCACCATCTCGACCCAGCGGGTGGGCACGCCGGCCAGGTCCCGGTCGTAGAACCGCGGCGTCACCTGGTTCTCGACCATGTCGTAGAGAGCCGCCGCCTCGAGTGCGTCGCGGCGGTCGCCGTCTTCGATGCCGTCCGCGGTCGGGATCACCCACCCGTTGCCGCCGTCGTACATCTCGTCCCACCAGCCGTCACGGATCGACAGGTTCAGCCCGCCGTTGAGCGCGGACTTCATCCCCGAGGTCCCGCACGCCTCGAGCGGCCGCAGCGGGTTGTTGAGCCACACGTCGCACCCGGCGTAGAGCACCTTCGCCATGTCCATGTCGTAGTTCGGCAGGAAGACGATGCGATGGCGCACCTCCGGGTCGTCGGCGAAGCGCACCATCTGCTGGATCAGCGACTTGCCCGGGTCGTCGTTGGGGTGCGACTTGCCGGCGATCACCAACTGCACGGGGCGCTGCGGGTCGAGCAGCAGCCGGCGCAGCCGTTCCGGGTCACGCAGCATGAGGGTCAGCCGCTTGTACGACGGGACCCGGCGGGCGAAGCCGATGGTGAGTACGTCGGGGTCGAAGACCTGCGCGGTCCAGCCGAGTTC
Protein-coding regions in this window:
- a CDS encoding SMP-30/gluconolactonase/LRE family protein: MTTDLDLFTATVHCDGFTAGIEGPSCDADGVLYAVNFGEEGTIGRVTADGEASVWATLPEGSVGNGIVISPDGTMYVADYTGHNVLRIDPESRAITVHAHQPLMNQPNDLAIRPDGLIFASDPNWSNGTGQLWRVDRDGSTTVLEADMGTTNGIEVSPDAATLYLNETVQRTVWAYDLAADGTIDNKRLIHRFADHGLDGMRCDAEGTLWVARHGKGTVVALSPDGDVIREIDLVSGKLCTNVAFGGSDGRTVHVTVADEGTVERFRTAVPGRAPFPRP